One window of the Zea mays cultivar B73 chromosome 3, Zm-B73-REFERENCE-NAM-5.0, whole genome shotgun sequence genome contains the following:
- the LOC109944874 gene encoding uncharacterized protein yields MGENQGIEQVLGKLVELLSAKRDEAPSSIKDNVAHIEPVQKIDLMPNEIKLEGVKNYLAWSRRALRLLKAKRLEGYVKGDVVEPKDKLSDEWKDWDAINSLVAAWMLSSMILAIASTVDTIISAAEMWKALEEMYSGAGNVMLMVETEDRLHNIKQGERSVAEYVQELQCLWADVDHYDPIELPHSECVAWAKKWVEKRRVLQLLRGLNSEFEGRRASMFHQSTLPSLQEAIAAISQEESRLKVMRESSQTPPHPVFSAMRTKDTRECYNCGDVGHIARNCSKPSKVNRGRGRGAPRGGRGRGGRSWARANAATTQEELETFMEHEDETKLRKKNQISGDKDQESHTGDFVHFAYTDEGEGNREETWDSYQA; encoded by the exons ATGGGGGAAAATCAAGGAATTGAGCAGGTTCTTGGTAAATTGGTCGAATTACTGTCAGCaaaaagggatgaggctccatcaTCAATTAAAGACAATGTTGCTCATATAGAACCAGTTCAGAAGATAGACCTAATGCCAAATGAGATTAAGTTAGAAGGGGTGAAAAATTATTTGGCATGGTCTAGAAGAGCATTGCGATTATTGAAGGCAAAGAGACTCGAGGGCTATGTTAAAGGAGATGTCGTTGAGCCCAAGGATAAGTTAAGTGATGAATGGAAAGACTGGGATGCTATAAACTCTTTAGTGGCAGCGTGGATGTTGAGTTCTATGATTCTAGCAATTGCTAGCACTGTTGATACAATCATAAGTGCTGCAGAAATGTGGAAAGCACTTGAAGAAATGTACTCGGGAGCTGGAAATGTTATGTTGATGGTGGAGACTGAAGATCGCCTCCATAATATCAAACAGGGGGAGCGATCTGTGGCGGAGTACGTTCAGGAGTTACAATGTTTATGGGCTGATGTTGATCATTATGATCCTATTGAGCTACCACACTCAGAGTGTGTTGCTTGGGCGAAGAAATGGGTGGAAAAAAGACGTGTACTTCAATTGCTAAGGGGGCTAAACTCAGAGTTCGAGGGAAGACGTGCCTCCATGTTTCATCAATCCACTCTTCCTAGCCTACAAGAAGCCATAGCTGCCATATCCCAGGAGGAGTCAAGACTCAAAGTGATGAGAGAAAGTTCTCAAACGCCGCCTCATCCTGTGTTTTCAGCTATGAGAACCAAAGATACTAGAGAATGTTACAATTGTGGTGATGTTGGACATATTGCACGTAATTGTTCTAAGCCTTCCAAAGTTAATCGTGGGAGAGGAAGAGGGGCTCCTAGAGGCGGCAGAGGTCGTGGAGGCAGGAGTTGGGCAAGGGCGAATGCAGCAACTACACAAGAAGAACTTGAAACATTTATGGAACACGAAGATGAAACAAAGTTGAGGAAGAAAAATCAAATTTCTGGAGATAAAGATCAGGAGTCTCACACCGGGGATTTTGTCCACTTCGCCTACACTGATGAAG GAGAGGGAAACAGGGAAGAGACTTGGGACAGCTACCAGGCGTAA